Sequence from the Scomber scombrus chromosome 1, fScoSco1.1, whole genome shotgun sequence genome:
tagatagagagatagatagatagatagatagagagatagatagatagatagatagatagatagatagatagatagatagatagatagatagatagatagatagatagatagatagatagatagatagatagatagatagatagatagatagatagatagatagatagatagatagatatgcataaaatacatttacattgtgtGAGCGAATTTCGATTTTAGAATCTACCCACTTTTAAGTATAATATGTGAGGATTTTCAGTTGATACGTGATCGTCACAATAGTTAAATCCAAGCAGCGGTACAGTGTGTGACACTTTTACACAAGTGCTAGGTTAACAAAGCCACAACTAAGATCTCATGCAGATGTAATCAGAGGAATAACTGTGCTCAGCGAGATGCTAAAACTTCCAAGTGGTGAAGCGTAGTGGCCCAGGGATGGAAAAAAGTCATTCTTGGGGGCTGCTGTCCAAGAGCTTTTTACTCCTCTTATCGAGGGAAGAAAACTAAAGTCCCTCTCAGTCCATCAGTCAAACCCAAAGacgagaggaaaaaaaagctgatggATTGCAGCCACCCGAAATAAACCGTTTCTATGCGGCATATGATCTAGACGATGCCAACCTGGGCCAGATCACTCAGCTCCATTTCACCAAAAGTCTCCCAGGGGCAGACGACCGCCGCATCTGCAGGAGAAGAACCACAGATTAATCCAACTTGCCTTTATCTACtactttaaaatcatttaatattaGTCAATAATGTAGTGTGTTGATTGATAGTTACCTCCAAGCCCGTCCATCCCTGGAAGATCATCAAATCTAAGAAAAGGACAGAGAGTCGTGTTAAGATGTGTCAAATTCATTATCTTACACTTGTAATGCTGTTTTCTGTTCTCTCCATACTCACCCCTTCTGTCCAGCTTTGGGAGCCTTGCTCTTGAACTGCCTGGTCTCCTTCTGCTTGGGAGGAGCGGGCTTTCCTGCCTCACCtgatggtgctgctgctgcgttCATTTctatgaaaacaacaaatattcatattattacaagaaaaaaaatgaaaaagtacaaaaggaacagaaagaaatagtgaaaaaagCATCTGGAATAatatacacaaattaaaaagatgTTCTTCTCAGATAATCTTTTCTGTGTCCTTCACATGTCATACACTAATATCTGTTATACAATTTGAGATCCACGTGTCTCTGCAATGTAATCTCTTAATCTCTTAAATCCCATAAACAAAAGTGCCTGAGGGTGCAAAATGAATTTCAGGGTAAGCTGACAATGAAGTTGTGTAACAGTCTTTGTTTCAATTACAGCTgcatatgttaaatataaaccAGTGTGTTATCAAACTTTAAATAACTCTTAATAATTagttatatgtatatgttataGTTCATTTAGATCAACAGCAATAAAAAAGGCAGAACAAATCCAGCGAGTAccaaaatatgtatatatatatattaatgaacAGATAAATGCCAATAGAAAAACATACTAAATTGTACACTTCTAGGATTTtggtttaaccttcctgttgtcctcgagtcaaggaaggaagggagggaggaaggaaggagaggagggaggaaggaaggaagggaggaagaaggaagggagggaggaaggaaggaaaggagggaaggaaagtaggaaggagggagggagggagaaaggaaaagagggaggaaggaaagaaagaaggtaggaaggagaaaagaaggaaggaaggaaggtaggacggagggagggaggaaaaaaatgaaagagggagggagaaaggaaaagaggaagggaggaaagaaagaaggagggagggagaaagaaaggaaggaaggagggaaggaaagaaggagggagggaggaaggacagaaggaaggaagaaagggggatggagggaaagacggaagggaggaaagagagaaggaaggatgtaggaaggacagacggaaggaaggaggaaggaaggaaagaaggaacagtcaaaacagacagggtcaatttgacccgggaggacgacatgaaggttaaaaatgttaaatacaagtgaaaatgtgtcattacGTGTGCATAGATATAAACACCAAAGCAACGGCAGAATGCAGCAAGTTCAGTGTTCTGGCAATGAAAAtgtgctaaaaaaacaaaaagatgactAATAGTTGTCTGTAATATTGTTGAAACAGTGTGCTTAAGTCTTTTTACCGTCAATGACTTTATAATTCTGagcttaaaaatgtgtcatcaagTTTCATTTTGCCTCAACATATCTACGACAAAGTCCaacatgttacatttttgcCGGCTATTTCTCAAAAGGTGTATGAAACGTTGAAATGTCCCTTTATAAAGCTCATTAAAAGTCATTGCAGTCTGCAGCTACAGTGTACGCTGTTGTGTCTCACCTGCGTGTTAGTTTGGTGTCTGTTTGGTCGGCGAAGAGAAGCTACCTGGAAGGTCTGAGCGAAGAAAGAGATGCAAAACAAAGagatgtttctctttcttcttgcaGTCCCTCTGTCCTGTGTCTTCTCCCTCAGTCTCATCCTTTATATACCTGCTGTGCTCATACATAAAGCCCTTAATGCAGATGAGGTGGCAATATATTCAGGGATAATCTTATGAACCTGAGAACAGCACGTACATGTGTGATGCCACATGTACAGACGACATTAAGTCCTTTTGTTGTGAGTCTGGGGGAGTTTACAATTACCCAAGCATTTTGGGTCATCATGAGTtaactgttcatttatttacactCATCACTGTATTTAGCACACCtacttactgtacatacatactACTGAAAACTACTGCAGTCTGTCAGCAAATACATTCAATACATGTTCCTGTTCAGcttttgtttaatctgttttaaagaagcatttgtttattttattgtcattttagaGGCTgtaatttttgttgttgtaggaCTATCTCAGGTTATACTGGGAGATGTATTaagcaggcggggagctccggtcctctgaaataatgccaacgcggaagtaacttaaaactgcattctatcaaaaggccaccagggggcgactgttttggtgtcaaaaggacttccgtctctatacaagtcaatggagaattcaccaacttctcacttgatttctaacctcagtaaacgttttcaaaatgtgtttatggtctcaatcgctagtttaaagccttcttcaatgcagtatgatgttcatttgggacattttggcctccctgattttatatgtgacgataaagcagggtatgcattagggcgtggctacgtcgtgattgacaggttgattggttcacaggttcaggagggcgcctcatgcccctcctgatgcccatataagtagaatccgttttgtttttttacccggcatgcaccggaaattttcaagatggtgctgcccagatctgaaactattcgctACAAATAATAACCTTTCCTTTACATAACACTCCTCAAACATGTTTACAGAAAGTCTTGTCCAGCTCTGATCACTTTTGGAGGAATTCATTCCTCTGCCGTCTGGACGGAGATAAAGTCTTAAATTtacctgctttgtttttgttttgttgtatagtTTTATAAAGGGTTGTgattggttgtgtgtgttgcctAATGTATGTATGCATTAATGTATGTATGGAGTAGTATTATGTCATGGGCACTAgcaatttcattgtattttaagtacagtgacaataaaggcGTCTTATCTGATATTATCTTATAAAGGCTACCTAGAGCACGAACAAATAGATACAAATGATCATTTATTCCACATGCAATCAATGCAATTAACTTGCACAACCCCTAAATGCATTGCTCTTGTGGCAAGACTaaaatttttattttcctttttcaaatGTCTGTGATCCTTTAATAGACGACAGGTTTCACTCCCTTTATACTCTTCTACTTTTATTCCGATCGTGATTGTGTCTTATCAAGTTTGGTTGTGCTGTATGCTGCCATGAtgttttgtgtcactgtttatctatttattataGTTatgttagttgtttttttactgtcactgcaaatcaaattTCCCCTTGAGGGATGATAaagctctgaactgaactgaactgagagTGATTACACACATaggaacagtaaaaaaaaaaaaacaacaagaaaagaaacaccCACAGAGCACATACTATAAAATACATATCAAATTATTAGATTACAAAAACATATGTGAATAAAAACTACAGCATCAAAAATGATGCAATACTGTGTAAGAAACTGGCAAAATATTGTAAGTAGCCTTTgattataaaaaatgtgaattaacaAAAGTGAAACTGTGCAGACATTGGATGTATAAGTGTATGTTGTaaccaaaacaacagaaacaataaaacaacacaataatatAATGTAGCCAGCTGTATTTTCTGAATATATTTAACTGTAGCACGTATTAGATGAGCTTTGattagattagatcagattagattagattagatcatTAGAGTAGATTACAAGCAATTAGATCAGAGTAAATTCTGGAAAGGAcctgaaaacactgcagacatGGATTTGAAAACAACCAAAAATGAATCATAGTTTTGGGT
This genomic interval carries:
- the LOC133978769 gene encoding retinal cone rhodopsin-sensitive cGMP 3',5'-cyclic phosphodiesterase subunit gamma-like, which codes for MNAAAAPSGEAGKPAPPKQKETRQFKSKAPKAGQKGFDDLPGMDGLGDAAVVCPWETFGEMELSDLAQVGIV